One genomic segment of Catalinimonas alkaloidigena includes these proteins:
- a CDS encoding S41 family peptidase, protein MKKSVWIFLASLSFIILLLPACKQDEDIVSPLTTDDVSGDHTADNAQNDLLNNWIYEVMSSYYYWNEEVSLPDSSGEEPEDYFYSLINDADEFSYITDDYEGLMEEFSGVYSSMGYSPAFGLLSASNEVFIVVEYVYPDSPADRAGLERGDIILAIDGETLNTENYYELYGQSQYMVTLAAYDEAEGINPTDQTISLFAEVIETDPVLYKEVKTAAGKKVGYMVYTEFISGENEEWLNNLGSTLDEFAQANVREVIIDLRYNPGGEIYTAQYFASALAPVNVVNSEEVLVKFDYNTLLESSIVAYEGDDSENLVSKFVSNGHNLNLSRIYFLTGSGTASASELLINGLKPYMDVVMIGEHTVGKYYGSWVIPDLAEPARHDWAIMPIVLKYTNAEGVTDFSEGLTPDYPVEDNLLDAKPFGDESDPLLATALDLISGGLSARLKSRESFKPYQELGNPLKIKKNKLFIDDSLVPEIE, encoded by the coding sequence ATGAAAAAGAGCGTATGGATATTCTTAGCTTCACTAAGCTTTATAATTTTGCTTCTTCCTGCCTGCAAGCAGGATGAAGACATTGTGTCTCCGCTAACGACTGATGACGTCAGCGGGGATCATACGGCAGACAACGCACAGAACGATCTGCTGAACAACTGGATCTACGAAGTGATGAGCTCCTACTACTACTGGAATGAGGAGGTGAGCCTTCCTGATTCCTCCGGTGAAGAGCCTGAAGATTACTTCTACTCTCTCATTAATGATGCAGATGAGTTTTCTTATATCACTGATGATTACGAAGGGCTGATGGAAGAGTTCAGCGGCGTGTACAGCAGTATGGGCTATTCCCCTGCCTTTGGATTACTGTCTGCTTCCAATGAAGTGTTTATCGTGGTAGAATATGTTTACCCTGACTCACCGGCAGATCGTGCCGGTCTGGAGAGAGGCGATATCATTCTGGCTATTGATGGAGAAACATTAAATACTGAGAATTACTATGAGCTTTACGGCCAAAGCCAGTATATGGTTACGCTTGCAGCATATGATGAGGCAGAAGGCATCAACCCCACAGACCAGACCATTTCATTATTTGCGGAGGTGATTGAGACCGATCCTGTCCTGTACAAAGAAGTGAAAACCGCTGCCGGCAAGAAAGTGGGCTATATGGTATATACCGAATTTATTTCCGGAGAGAATGAAGAGTGGTTAAACAATCTGGGCAGTACGCTGGACGAATTTGCCCAGGCAAATGTAAGGGAGGTAATTATTGATCTTCGCTATAATCCGGGAGGAGAGATATATACCGCGCAGTATTTTGCCAGCGCCCTGGCGCCGGTAAATGTCGTTAACAGCGAAGAAGTGCTGGTCAAATTTGACTATAATACTTTGCTGGAATCATCAATTGTAGCTTACGAAGGCGATGATTCTGAAAATCTGGTCAGCAAGTTTGTCTCCAATGGTCATAACCTGAACCTGAGCCGTATATACTTTTTGACCGGGAGCGGAACCGCTTCTGCCAGTGAGCTGCTGATCAACGGCCTCAAGCCTTATATGGATGTGGTGATGATAGGTGAGCATACAGTGGGTAAATATTATGGCTCGTGGGTGATCCCTGATTTAGCAGAGCCTGCCCGTCATGACTGGGCGATCATGCCGATTGTACTTAAATATACCAATGCCGAAGGTGTAACAGATTTTAGTGAAGGGCTTACGCCCGACTATCCGGTAGAGGACAATCTGCTGGATGCCAAACCCTTCGGTGATGAAAGCGATCCACTGCTGGCTACCGCGCTGGACCTGATCTCAGGAGGCTTGAGTGCCAGACTGAAAAGCAGGGAAAGTTTCAAGCCTTATCAGGAGCTGGGAAACCCTCTAAAAATTAAAAAGAACAAGCTGTTTATCGATGACAGCCTGGTACCGGAAATTGAATAG
- a CDS encoding Kelch repeat-containing protein encodes MNNKYLLLLLVITLSLSACTTDDEDEADIEGNWIEVADFDGPSRSGAVSFSIGSRAYVGLGYDGSDRLNDFWEYDEERNFWVQRASFPGNARNAAVAFAVNGKGYVTSGYDGQNELKDFWEYDPAADSWTQKEDFPGDARIGAVAFSIDGKGYVGTGNNGDNDLKDFWEYDPASGNWTQIPFSGSKRVDAFAFVIDGMAYIGGGRNNGLYEQGFWQFDPIDIRWTAMLDLDEEDDPIARENAVSFAINGKGYVTTGSTGSAVRDTWEYSPVTDTWAQMTSMEGASREEAVAFVLTTGEGEAVAYVATGRNGQSRFDDLWKFDPTAEYDEED; translated from the coding sequence ATGAATAATAAATACTTACTACTCTTGCTAGTAATCACATTAAGCCTGTCTGCCTGTACAACAGATGATGAAGATGAAGCAGACATTGAAGGCAACTGGATAGAAGTGGCTGACTTTGACGGGCCTTCCCGCAGCGGAGCGGTTTCCTTCTCCATTGGTTCACGTGCCTATGTCGGACTGGGCTATGATGGAAGCGACCGCCTGAATGATTTCTGGGAATATGATGAAGAGAGAAATTTCTGGGTACAGCGGGCTAGTTTTCCCGGCAATGCCCGCAATGCCGCGGTTGCATTTGCTGTCAATGGCAAAGGCTATGTGACTAGCGGTTATGACGGACAAAATGAACTCAAAGACTTCTGGGAGTATGATCCTGCTGCTGACAGTTGGACACAGAAAGAAGATTTTCCCGGAGATGCCAGAATTGGTGCTGTGGCTTTCAGCATTGATGGCAAAGGCTATGTGGGGACAGGCAACAATGGCGACAATGACCTGAAAGATTTCTGGGAATACGACCCTGCTTCCGGTAACTGGACACAGATTCCGTTTAGTGGTTCCAAAAGGGTAGATGCTTTTGCCTTCGTCATTGACGGCATGGCCTATATCGGAGGGGGAAGAAACAACGGTCTGTATGAGCAGGGCTTCTGGCAGTTTGACCCCATTGACATCCGTTGGACCGCCATGCTGGACCTGGACGAAGAAGATGATCCCATTGCCCGAGAGAATGCGGTAAGCTTTGCGATTAACGGTAAGGGCTATGTCACCACCGGCTCTACAGGTTCTGCGGTGAGAGATACCTGGGAATATAGTCCGGTGACTGACACCTGGGCACAAATGACGAGTATGGAAGGAGCCTCCAGAGAAGAAGCCGTTGCTTTTGTACTGACTACAGGAGAAGGAGAGGCTGTGGCCTATGTGGCTACCGGAAGAAACGGTCAGTCCCGTTTTGACGACCTATGGAAATTTGACCCTACCGCTGAGTATGATGAGGAAGATTAA